Proteins encoded by one window of Streptomyces uncialis:
- a CDS encoding sigma-70 family RNA polymerase sigma factor: MQAQHTDDRECAGWVVAAQRGDRAARDRLAAAYLPLVYNVVGRALDGHADVDDVVQETMLRALGGLSGLREPERFRSWLVAIAMNQVRRRWTAADRRRTASLQELGERGHPVSAVADFTELTILRLRLSGQRREVAEATRWLDPDDRDVLSLWWLEAAGELTRGDLSAALGLPRRHVSVRVQRVKAQLDIGRAVVRALAAARPCPGLTGLTATWDGRPGPLWRKRIARHTRDCPDCADRSADLLPVEGLLSGVGLVVPLSPALPVLPDPGFPSGPTDPATDTTLPGDPANTVLPGDPGTNTLLPADPATTAAVPLDPGAVLGAAAPATGWSKGAALTVTAAAAAAVTVTLLVFPWPVPEPAPRPAPPVAPAPPSGPVAAPPPASVTVTPDRSPSPTPSPTPARTPPRTTAPAPAPAPSRTTARPAGLTPERQLVNGADALRGRADCPALRVSARLTAVARADAARMAERRDISIVDAEGRGIGDRVTAAGYRWSAVAELSTYGPRSATAALDDWARGRVRDDLLNCRYTEVGVGLVEAHGERWWTQVLAAPR; encoded by the coding sequence ATGCAGGCTCAGCACACGGACGACCGTGAGTGCGCCGGGTGGGTCGTCGCGGCCCAGCGGGGTGACCGCGCGGCCCGTGACCGGCTCGCCGCCGCGTATCTGCCCCTCGTGTACAACGTCGTCGGCCGCGCGCTCGACGGGCACGCCGATGTCGACGACGTGGTGCAGGAGACCATGCTCCGCGCCCTCGGAGGACTGTCCGGGCTGCGGGAGCCGGAGCGGTTCCGGTCCTGGCTGGTGGCCATCGCGATGAACCAGGTGCGCCGCCGCTGGACGGCCGCCGACCGCCGCCGCACGGCGTCCCTCCAGGAACTCGGCGAGCGCGGCCACCCGGTCTCCGCGGTCGCCGACTTCACCGAGCTGACGATCCTGCGGCTGCGGCTCTCGGGCCAGCGCCGCGAGGTCGCGGAGGCCACCCGCTGGCTCGACCCCGACGACCGGGACGTGCTGTCGCTGTGGTGGCTCGAAGCGGCCGGGGAGCTCACCCGCGGCGATCTGTCCGCGGCCCTCGGGCTGCCCCGGCGGCATGTCTCGGTGCGGGTGCAGCGGGTCAAGGCGCAGCTCGACATCGGCCGGGCGGTCGTCCGCGCCCTGGCCGCCGCCCGTCCGTGCCCCGGGCTGACCGGCCTCACGGCCACCTGGGACGGCCGTCCGGGCCCGCTGTGGCGCAAGCGGATCGCCCGGCACACCCGTGACTGCCCGGACTGCGCCGACCGCTCGGCCGACCTCCTGCCGGTGGAGGGGCTGCTGAGCGGGGTGGGTCTGGTGGTGCCGCTGTCCCCGGCCCTGCCCGTACTCCCGGACCCGGGGTTCCCCTCCGGCCCCACGGACCCCGCCACCGACACCACTCTCCCGGGTGACCCCGCGAACACCGTCCTCCCCGGTGACCCCGGCACGAACACCTTGCTCCCCGCCGACCCCGCCACGACCGCCGCCGTCCCCCTCGACCCGGGTGCCGTCCTCGGGGCCGCCGCTCCCGCGACGGGCTGGTCGAAGGGCGCCGCGCTGACGGTCACGGCCGCCGCGGCGGCGGCCGTGACCGTCACGCTGCTGGTGTTCCCGTGGCCCGTGCCCGAGCCCGCGCCACGGCCGGCCCCGCCGGTGGCCCCGGCGCCGCCCTCCGGACCGGTGGCCGCCCCGCCCCCGGCCTCCGTGACGGTCACCCCGGACCGGAGCCCGTCCCCGACCCCGTCACCCACCCCCGCCCGTACCCCGCCGCGCACGACGGCCCCCGCACCGGCACCCGCACCGTCCCGGACCACCGCCCGGCCCGCCGGCCTCACCCCCGAGCGGCAGCTCGTGAACGGGGCCGACGCGCTGCGCGGACGCGCCGACTGCCCGGCCCTGCGGGTCAGCGCGCGGCTGACCGCCGTGGCACGGGCGGACGCGGCGCGGATGGCCGAGCGGCGGGACATCAGCATCGTCGACGCCGAGGGCCGGGGCATTGGGGACCGGGTGACGGCGGCGGGCTACCGGTGGTCGGCGGTGGCGGAGCTGAGCACCTACGGACCGCGCAGCGCCACCGCCGCGCTGGACGACTGGGCGCGCGGCCGGGTCCGTGACGACCTCCTCAACTGCCGTTACACGGAGGTGGGCGTGGGCCTGGTGGAGGCGCACGGCGAACGCTGGTGGACCCAGGTACTGGCCGCACCCCGCTGA